In the Brienomyrus brachyistius isolate T26 chromosome 20, BBRACH_0.4, whole genome shotgun sequence genome, one interval contains:
- the LOC125715787 gene encoding neurexin-1a-beta-like isoform X23, which produces MDARWHCLSSQPTDDLLVASAECPSDDEDIDPCEPSSANPTVPGAKGYPGPSEVIRESSSTTGMVVGIVAAAALCILILLYAMYKYRNRDEGSYHVDESRNYISNSATQPNGAVIKEKPPGGIKISSKNKKNKDKEYYV; this is translated from the exons ATGGATGCCAGGTGGCACTGCCTCTCCTCGCAG CCAACAGATGATCTGCTGGTGGCCTCAGCTGAATGTCCCAGTGATGATGAGGACATTGACCCTTGTGAGCCAAGTTCAG CAAACCCCACTGTTCCGGGAGCAAAGGGATACCCAGGCCCCTCTGAAGTGATCCGGGAGTCCAGCAGCACCACAGGCATGGTGGTGGGCATCGTGGCTGCTGCCGCGCTCTGCATTCTCATCCTGCTCTACgccatgtataaataccgcaaCCGCGACGAGGGCTCCTACCATGTGGATGAGAGCCGCAACTACATCAGCAACTCTGCAACGCAGCCCAATGGTGCCGTGATCAAGGAGAAACCACCGGGTGGCATCAAGATCTCCAGTAAGAACAAGAAGAACAAGGACAAGGAGTACTATGTCTGA